The following proteins are encoded in a genomic region of Opitutus sp.:
- the gspG gene encoding type II secretion system major pseudopilin GspG, whose protein sequence is MRSSLHKSLRASQRAFTLLEILVVLAIIGLLVGLAVTKVGGIFGAKQEDIARLFVNSSIKTPLTAYRIDTGGYPSTAEGLQALVTAPATRADSWKGPYIETPGGKLPLDPWQESYVYRFPGVKNKDSYDLFSKGPDKAEGTSDDIGNW, encoded by the coding sequence ATGCGTTCCTCCCTCCACAAATCCCTGCGCGCTTCCCAGCGTGCGTTTACCCTGCTCGAAATACTCGTGGTCCTGGCGATCATCGGCCTCCTTGTCGGCCTCGCCGTCACTAAGGTCGGCGGCATTTTTGGCGCCAAACAGGAGGACATCGCCCGGCTGTTTGTTAACTCCAGCATCAAGACTCCGCTCACCGCCTATCGCATCGACACCGGTGGTTATCCTTCAACCGCTGAGGGCTTGCAGGCGCTCGTCACCGCCCCGGCAACCCGGGCTGACTCATGGAAGGGCCCTTACATCGAAACGCCCGGTGGCAAGCTTCCGCTTGACCCTTGGCAGGAGTCCTACGTTTACCGCTTCCCCGGTGTGAAGAACAAGGACAGCTATGACCTTTTCTCCAAGGGCCCGGACAAAGCCGAGGGCACATCTGACGATATCGGCAACTGGTAG
- a CDS encoding prepilin-type N-terminal cleavage/methylation domain-containing protein translates to MNRTPPSAFTLLEVLVALALFAMAAVVLGTGYVNVLNGYQVARRATVSDPEVQFARAQLLAQADVELARRGGDFAAGDGRAVHWTATIEPTSQADLFAVTFDCEIAGQDTINSQKVREVFRLLRPTWSVATDRATLRTASRDRILKLQERVNK, encoded by the coding sequence ATGAACCGCACGCCTCCCTCAGCTTTTACACTTCTGGAGGTACTGGTGGCCTTGGCGCTTTTCGCCATGGCCGCGGTGGTACTGGGGACGGGCTACGTCAACGTGCTCAACGGTTACCAGGTGGCGCGCCGGGCTACGGTGAGCGACCCCGAGGTTCAGTTTGCGAGGGCGCAGTTGCTCGCCCAGGCCGATGTGGAATTGGCGCGGCGGGGTGGGGATTTTGCGGCGGGGGACGGGCGGGCTGTACACTGGACGGCAACCATCGAGCCCACCTCACAGGCCGATCTCTTCGCCGTCACGTTCGATTGTGAAATCGCCGGTCAAGACACAATCAACAGCCAGAAAGTCCGTGAGGTTTTCCGGCTGCTACGGCCGACCTGGTCGGTGGCGACCGACCGCGCCACCCTGCGCACCGCCTCGCGCGATCGAATCCTTAAGCTGCAGGAGCGCGTCAACAAATGA
- the rpsR gene encoding 30S ribosomal protein S18 — protein sequence MSTTENTQQSLTPEQIPFTTPQALRNYVTDTGKILPRKYTHLSAKQQRAVTKTIKQSRNNLLAL from the coding sequence ATGAGCACGACCGAAAACACCCAGCAGAGCCTTACGCCTGAGCAGATTCCGTTCACCACGCCGCAGGCTTTGCGCAACTACGTAACTGACACCGGCAAGATCTTGCCGCGCAAGTACACTCACCTTTCCGCCAAGCAGCAGCGCGCGGTTACGAAGACCATCAAACAGTCTCGTAACAACTTGCTCGCTCTCTAA
- a CDS encoding general secretion pathway protein GspM: MKAFFLSRLLREKILLLAFTLLGAAIWLSGVGERVAAQVRAIRVTSTDLDVQQRWLLQRDRIEKEATLAVEHLDPSRSFDSVRLQGELNMLARSAGLSNYDVSDSRTVRSSQFAVHSVQFSARNSDMGALIAFYQSLTQRAPYLGLEQFSLASNRANASQLSASWRVTSVEIAR, from the coding sequence ATGAAAGCTTTTTTCCTTAGTCGCCTCCTGCGCGAAAAAATCCTGCTGCTGGCGTTCACCCTGCTTGGTGCGGCTATCTGGCTGTCCGGAGTGGGCGAACGCGTGGCCGCTCAGGTGCGCGCGATTCGGGTGACCTCGACCGACTTGGATGTGCAGCAGCGCTGGTTATTGCAACGTGACCGTATCGAGAAGGAAGCTACGCTGGCCGTCGAGCATCTCGACCCGTCGCGGAGTTTTGACAGCGTGCGCCTGCAGGGGGAATTGAATATGCTGGCCCGTTCGGCAGGGCTTTCCAACTACGACGTCTCTGACAGTCGCACCGTGCGCTCCAGTCAGTTCGCGGTGCACTCGGTTCAGTTTTCGGCCCGCAATTCCGACATGGGGGCGCTGATTGCGTTTTATCAATCGCTGACTCAACGCGCGCCGTACTTGGGGCTTGAGCAGTTTTCCTTGGCCAGTAACCGGGCCAATGCCTCTCAATTATCCGCCTCGTGGCGCGTGACCTCCGTCGAGATCGCGCGGTGA
- a CDS encoding PilT/PilU family type 4a pilus ATPase → MAVIDSLLRTMLEKGGSDLHLTVGLPPKSRISGNLIPLADTPVTAAYMTELLQGICPPARWAQFLEKRDLDLAHEIPGLARFRGNFLYNHWGQAAVFRQIPSKILSFDDLKLPPALKKLCNLNEGLVVVTGPTGSGKSTTLAAMIDYINDTSARHIITIEDPVEFVHQNKKSVIVHREVGDHTRSFGAALKGAMRHDPDIILVGEMRELETIKLALSCASMGMLVFGTLHTNNAPKTIDRIINAFPAQEQNQVRVMLAGCLAGVVAQLLCKRVPKGRCAVHEILMQHEALPNTIRSGQINNIRALIEGGGADGMITMDQSLLARVQDGSIEPKEAYLKAANKPPFAALLKPGDLEGGH, encoded by the coding sequence ATGGCCGTCATCGACTCACTCCTCCGCACCATGCTCGAAAAGGGCGGCTCCGACCTGCACCTCACGGTCGGACTGCCCCCCAAATCCCGCATCTCCGGCAACCTCATCCCGCTCGCCGACACGCCCGTCACCGCAGCTTACATGACCGAACTGCTGCAAGGCATCTGTCCGCCGGCACGCTGGGCCCAGTTTTTGGAAAAACGCGACCTCGACCTCGCCCACGAAATCCCCGGCCTGGCCCGTTTCCGCGGCAATTTTCTCTATAACCACTGGGGGCAAGCCGCCGTCTTCCGCCAGATCCCCTCGAAAATCCTCTCCTTCGACGACCTCAAGCTGCCCCCGGCGCTCAAAAAACTCTGTAATCTCAACGAGGGTCTGGTGGTGGTGACCGGCCCGACCGGCAGTGGTAAATCCACTACGCTGGCCGCGATGATCGATTATATTAACGACACCTCGGCGCGGCACATCATCACGATCGAGGACCCAGTCGAGTTCGTGCACCAAAACAAAAAGTCGGTCATCGTCCACCGCGAGGTCGGCGACCACACCCGCTCCTTCGGTGCGGCCCTCAAAGGCGCGATGCGCCACGACCCCGACATCATCCTCGTCGGCGAGATGCGCGAGCTGGAAACGATCAAGCTCGCACTAAGTTGCGCCAGCATGGGCATGCTCGTCTTCGGCACGCTACACACCAACAACGCTCCAAAAACCATCGACCGCATCATCAACGCCTTCCCCGCGCAGGAGCAAAACCAGGTCCGTGTGATGCTCGCCGGCTGTCTCGCCGGCGTGGTGGCGCAGTTGCTCTGTAAACGCGTGCCCAAAGGCCGCTGCGCGGTCCATGAGATCCTCATGCAGCACGAAGCCCTGCCCAACACGATCCGCAGCGGTCAGATCAACAACATCCGCGCCCTGATCGAAGGCGGCGGGGCCGACGGCATGATTACCATGGACCAAAGCCTGTTGGCCCGCGTGCAAGACGGCAGCATCGAGCCGAAGGAAGCCTACCTCAAGGCGGCCAACAAACCGCCCTTCGCCGCCCTGCTCAAACCCGGCGATCTCGAAGGCGGCCACTGA
- a CDS encoding prepilin-type N-terminal cleavage/methylation domain-containing protein, with the protein MSVSIPRIAAGRSGFTLLEVLVTIALIALLTGVLVVGTSRLLGDRPKTPDELFWSAASAARKEALLQNQSVRLSLDAKSRKFILASSAAETRMPFVPTQIAEIEFLPPKSPSTYSAILIAGELVETRTQPFVTFYGDGTCSPFRVQLKSRTQTRVLEIDPWTCAPMLAPLADR; encoded by the coding sequence ATGTCTGTATCCATTCCTCGAATAGCCGCTGGCCGGTCGGGCTTCACGCTGCTCGAAGTGTTGGTGACAATCGCCCTGATCGCCTTGCTCACCGGGGTGTTGGTGGTAGGAACTTCTCGGCTGCTCGGCGATCGCCCCAAGACCCCGGACGAGTTGTTTTGGTCGGCCGCTTCGGCCGCTCGCAAGGAGGCACTGCTCCAGAATCAATCGGTGCGTCTGAGCCTCGATGCGAAGTCGCGAAAATTTATCCTCGCCTCTTCGGCCGCAGAAACCCGCATGCCTTTCGTTCCCACTCAAATCGCGGAGATCGAGTTTCTCCCGCCGAAATCGCCGTCGACGTATTCGGCTATTCTCATCGCCGGTGAGCTCGTCGAAACGCGTACTCAACCCTTCGTGACGTTTTATGGGGACGGGACATGTTCGCCATTTCGGGTGCAATTGAAGAGCCGCACTCAAACTCGGGTGCTTGAAATCGACCCGTGGACATGCGCCCCCATGCTTGCGCCCTTAGCCGACCGATGA
- a CDS encoding prepilin-type N-terminal cleavage/methylation domain-containing protein: MKRRGFTLLETLLALALAGLLMVGLNTFVFSMGELWGRNTDLRLFDQHIRAVTRFMQHELRAAARPPAASADAPPFTMAEIRTQAGVTETLLTFELFEGSRLFVWPGQPLPEVVCSLSVREGAGLLLLWHSRVEKDFAEQPPRETVVSPLVTGLGYDYYDADFKNWKNETQPRRNAQGGYDAPQRLRLKFTYRTRSQEVLIVLPAGTQGIPAF; the protein is encoded by the coding sequence ATGAAGCGGCGCGGATTCACTCTTTTGGAGACATTACTCGCGCTCGCCTTGGCCGGGCTGCTGATGGTGGGGCTCAACACGTTTGTTTTTTCGATGGGCGAATTATGGGGACGCAACACCGACCTGCGCCTCTTCGATCAGCACATTCGGGCGGTCACGAGGTTTATGCAGCATGAGCTGCGTGCCGCGGCTCGACCTCCGGCGGCTTCCGCCGATGCCCCCCCGTTTACCATGGCGGAGATTCGCACCCAGGCGGGCGTGACCGAGACGTTGCTCACATTTGAACTCTTCGAGGGCAGCCGCCTGTTCGTCTGGCCGGGGCAACCGCTGCCCGAAGTGGTGTGTTCGCTATCGGTGCGCGAGGGCGCAGGCCTTTTGTTGCTGTGGCATTCGCGGGTGGAAAAGGATTTTGCGGAACAACCCCCGCGCGAGACCGTGGTTTCGCCTTTGGTCACGGGCCTAGGGTACGATTATTACGACGCGGATTTCAAGAATTGGAAAAACGAAACCCAGCCTCGGCGCAACGCTCAGGGTGGGTATGACGCCCCGCAGCGGCTGCGCCTTAAGTTCACCTATCGCACCCGTTCGCAGGAAGTGTTGATTGTCTTGCCCGCAGGAACTCAGGGAATCCCTGCTTTTTAA
- a CDS encoding general secretion pathway protein GspK: MLVTLVFATSALLLFIEKAGTDLLVDIREADAARLRQEAYSALETTLAVLEDFRVVGDGLHGPAEGWGDPLGFAGYTPAEGRTVEVSLEDESAKLPLPSVKAEMLIAVFKSWQVPQTDAERLTDSLLGWIKKDHTATAIGAPTLTDYENTALPFVPPGRSLRSFAELAAIEGVRQVFFDEVTGFPTEMYQRFTDTFSLYDFDSPNLNGNRLEPLLALETIDAQQQQRVAEFLSGAGSYQSQGPGFFKSGRSVAAVAGGQLAKLGYGYKVSALRITVTVRQGLASFRLMAVVAPEGGAKVAPASSASSVATEASPAAVSSNKAAQKSDPRRAPPADKTSGQPADLKYPFTFLEIRENDSAVPPPASTAEPSA, translated from the coding sequence GTGCTCGTCACGCTGGTGTTCGCCACCTCGGCCCTGCTTCTGTTCATAGAAAAAGCGGGTACCGATCTGCTGGTGGATATCCGGGAAGCCGATGCCGCCCGCTTGCGGCAGGAAGCCTACTCCGCTCTCGAGACGACCCTCGCCGTGCTGGAGGACTTCCGCGTGGTCGGGGACGGGCTTCACGGTCCGGCCGAAGGCTGGGGTGACCCGCTCGGCTTTGCCGGTTACACGCCTGCCGAGGGACGTACGGTGGAGGTTTCACTGGAGGACGAGAGCGCCAAGTTGCCGCTTCCCTCTGTGAAGGCGGAGATGCTCATCGCGGTGTTCAAGTCCTGGCAGGTGCCCCAAACCGATGCCGAGCGCCTCACGGACTCACTGCTGGGTTGGATCAAAAAGGATCACACCGCGACTGCGATTGGCGCACCGACCTTAACGGATTACGAAAATACGGCACTGCCCTTTGTTCCTCCGGGACGGTCACTGCGCTCATTTGCCGAATTGGCTGCGATTGAGGGCGTGCGCCAGGTGTTTTTCGATGAAGTCACCGGTTTTCCGACAGAGATGTATCAACGCTTCACCGACACCTTTTCGCTTTATGATTTCGATTCGCCCAACCTGAACGGCAATCGGCTCGAGCCCCTGCTGGCACTTGAAACCATCGACGCGCAGCAGCAGCAGCGGGTGGCCGAATTCCTATCTGGCGCGGGCTCGTACCAAAGCCAAGGCCCAGGGTTTTTCAAAAGCGGGCGCAGCGTTGCCGCAGTCGCGGGAGGGCAACTCGCGAAACTGGGCTATGGGTACAAAGTGAGTGCGCTGCGGATTACCGTGACGGTTCGGCAGGGCTTGGCTTCTTTCCGCTTGATGGCGGTGGTGGCTCCGGAGGGCGGCGCCAAGGTCGCCCCGGCCAGCTCAGCCAGCAGCGTAGCGACCGAAGCGAGTCCAGCCGCGGTCAGTTCCAACAAAGCCGCCCAGAAGTCCGATCCCAGGCGTGCGCCCCCGGCAGATAAAACCTCCGGCCAGCCCGCCGATCTCAAATACCCGTTTACGTTTCTCGAAATCCGTGAAAACGATAGTGCTGTTCCGCCCCCTGCCTCTACCGCTGAACCGTCTGCATGA
- a CDS encoding ISAs1 family transposase — protein sequence MMPAETNPSNPQGEVISLRHLQVQVLDSPELNARAQGLLEEHHYLGAVKPVGERLLYAVSDAQGTWVAVLVFAAAALHLRGREAWIGWSGEQRRRRLALVVNNVRFLLLPKPAVPNLGSAVLSRVLGRLSADWQSRYEHPVLVGETFVDPERFTGSVYKASGWTELGLTKGNTRKSRDYYEHHAKPKRLFVRELEPRARRALQAGQIKPSLAAVEAKVPVRSTLKAPDLISLAEAFRQVPEYRAYIGAYPLHALLAITAAAYLAGAPRGQRDLAAFARRLSPVQRQALGVIRRRGKYGAPSQPTFSRLFARVQAARIEEVLLAHQRQVRGEPPATEIVVIDGKVPKHSGGQNVVTAVTSPSLFYLGSEVVAEKSNEIPAARALCERLDLVDKLVSLDALHTQADTARAIVLEHGGDYLFTVKGNQPGLQKIVAAQVPDPGAPFLTR from the coding sequence ATGATGCCGGCCGAAACGAACCCGTCGAACCCCCAAGGGGAGGTGATTTCGCTGCGCCACTTGCAGGTGCAGGTGCTAGACAGCCCCGAGTTAAACGCCCGAGCGCAGGGGCTGCTTGAGGAGCATCACTATCTGGGCGCGGTGAAACCGGTGGGCGAGCGGCTGCTGTACGCGGTGAGCGATGCGCAGGGCACCTGGGTGGCGGTGCTGGTGTTTGCGGCGGCGGCGCTGCACCTGCGCGGCCGGGAGGCGTGGATTGGCTGGAGTGGAGAACAGCGCCGACGCCGATTGGCGCTGGTGGTCAACAACGTGCGGTTCCTGCTGCTGCCCAAGCCGGCGGTGCCCAACTTGGGCTCGGCGGTTTTGAGCCGGGTGCTCGGCCGGCTCAGTGCCGACTGGCAGTCGCGTTACGAGCACCCCGTGCTCGTCGGGGAAACCTTCGTCGACCCCGAGCGTTTTACGGGAAGTGTATACAAGGCATCCGGGTGGACCGAGTTGGGCCTGACCAAGGGCAACACGCGTAAGTCGCGCGATTACTACGAGCACCACGCCAAGCCCAAGCGCTTGTTTGTGCGCGAGCTGGAGCCCCGGGCCCGGAGAGCTCTTCAGGCAGGGCAGATCAAACCCTCGCTGGCTGCGGTGGAGGCGAAAGTTCCGGTGCGAAGTACCCTGAAGGCCCCCGATTTAATCAGCCTGGCGGAGGCCTTCCGGCAAGTGCCTGAATACCGCGCCTACATCGGGGCCTATCCCTTGCACGCGCTGCTGGCGATCACGGCGGCGGCCTATCTGGCCGGAGCACCCCGCGGCCAACGTGACCTGGCCGCTTTCGCCCGCCGGCTCTCCCCGGTCCAACGCCAAGCCCTCGGGGTGATCCGCCGCCGCGGCAAATACGGCGCTCCCAGCCAGCCCACCTTCAGCCGTCTGTTCGCCCGTGTGCAGGCCGCGCGCATCGAGGAGGTTTTACTCGCCCACCAACGCCAGGTGCGAGGCGAGCCTCCCGCCACCGAGATCGTGGTCATCGACGGCAAAGTCCCCAAGCACAGCGGCGGACAAAACGTCGTGACCGCGGTTACCTCGCCGAGCTTGTTTTATCTCGGCAGCGAGGTCGTCGCCGAAAAAAGTAACGAGATTCCCGCCGCCCGCGCCCTGTGTGAGAGACTCGATTTGGTCGATAAACTCGTGAGCCTTGATGCCCTGCATACCCAGGCGGACACCGCGCGGGCGATCGTACTGGAGCATGGCGGCGACTACCTGTTCACCGTCAAAGGCAAT
- a CDS encoding PilT/PilU family type 4a pilus ATPase: MQNQIRWLVRIGLDQNLFTRAHALAVKAALGTEVELMDFAQKLIDDGHVADEQLDSLERVLDLAFTKGKDGPPADDPFATTVAAAAPGPTLSLRKTTPPPATAAPAPADAPPASGPASLPVLAWEQLGSMDAPALAAALNKLLRDCARYGASDLHLSAGMVPFMRRNRALVTLGQHRLTAEEALRLNLALLTPEQRALYQEIRDFDYALALDASNRYRVNLMFHKGGASGSYRMVPARIPRLEELGLRNLDDVKKLLNYHNGLILVTGPVGSGKTTTLAALVAELNASRQDHIITVEDPIEVVQPAQQCNLTQREVGAHTASFASALKGALREDPDVIVIGELRDLETIEMAITASETGHLVIGTMHTSDAATTLNRLLDVFPPAQQAQIRASVAESLRGILCQRLLPTTDGGLVLAGELLVANSAVIALIRDGKTQGLRNVLETGKREGMYLMENVVFELWEQGKITAETARKNISTRMLQAKIT, from the coding sequence ATGCAAAATCAGATTCGTTGGCTTGTTCGTATCGGTCTCGATCAAAACCTGTTTACCCGCGCCCACGCCCTCGCCGTTAAGGCGGCCCTCGGCACCGAGGTCGAGTTGATGGATTTCGCCCAAAAACTCATCGACGACGGCCATGTGGCGGACGAGCAGCTCGACTCCCTGGAGCGGGTCCTTGACCTTGCTTTCACCAAGGGAAAGGACGGCCCGCCCGCCGACGACCCGTTCGCCACAACGGTGGCAGCCGCCGCACCCGGGCCCACCCTCAGCTTGCGTAAAACCACGCCGCCGCCAGCAACCGCCGCACCGGCTCCTGCCGACGCCCCCCCTGCCTCAGGCCCCGCGTCACTCCCCGTGCTCGCCTGGGAGCAACTTGGCTCGATGGACGCACCCGCCCTCGCCGCCGCGTTGAATAAACTCCTGCGCGACTGCGCCCGCTACGGTGCCAGCGACCTGCACCTTTCCGCCGGTATGGTTCCGTTTATGCGGCGTAACCGCGCACTGGTTACGCTCGGCCAGCACCGGCTCACCGCCGAGGAAGCCCTGCGGCTCAACCTCGCCCTGCTCACCCCCGAACAACGCGCCCTGTATCAGGAGATCCGCGACTTCGACTACGCCCTGGCCCTCGACGCCAGCAACCGCTACCGGGTGAATCTGATGTTTCACAAAGGTGGCGCCTCCGGTTCGTACCGGATGGTGCCCGCCCGCATCCCACGCCTCGAAGAGCTCGGCCTGCGCAACCTCGACGACGTCAAAAAGCTGCTCAATTATCACAACGGCCTGATCCTGGTCACCGGCCCCGTAGGCTCCGGCAAAACCACCACCCTCGCCGCCCTCGTTGCAGAGCTCAATGCCAGCCGGCAGGACCACATCATAACCGTCGAAGACCCCATCGAGGTGGTCCAGCCCGCCCAGCAGTGCAACCTCACCCAGCGCGAAGTCGGCGCGCACACCGCCAGCTTCGCCTCTGCCCTTAAAGGAGCCCTGCGCGAAGACCCCGACGTCATCGTGATCGGCGAACTGCGCGACCTGGAAACCATCGAGATGGCCATCACGGCGAGTGAAACCGGCCACTTAGTGATCGGCACCATGCACACCAGTGACGCCGCCACCACACTCAACCGCCTGCTCGACGTCTTCCCTCCCGCCCAGCAGGCGCAAATCCGCGCCAGCGTGGCCGAGAGCCTGCGCGGCATCCTCTGCCAACGCCTCCTGCCCACAACCGACGGCGGCCTCGTGCTGGCCGGCGAACTCCTCGTGGCCAACTCCGCGGTGATCGCGCTCATCCGCGACGGCAAGACGCAGGGCCTGCGCAACGTCCTCGAAACCGGCAAACGCGAAGGCATGTATTTGATGGAAAACGTCGTCTTCGAGCTCTGGGAACAGGGCAAGATCACCGCCGAAACCGCCCGCAAAAACATCAGCACCCGCATGCTCCAGGCCAAAATCACCTGA